The segment GCCGACCTTGTGGAACCAGACCTGCTGGTTGGTGCTGAGCGACTGAAAGGCCTCCCCCTCGGCCGGCGCATCGAAACGCGAGTAGTAAAATCCGCTGCCGTCCTTCGCCCAATCGAGGTTCGAATATTTGACCCACTTCACCTCGTCGTCGAGCACCTTGCCCGAGGCAACGTCGAGAACGCGCACGGTGCGCCAGTCGCTGCCGCCATCCTGGATGGCATAAACCAGCTTCTGCCCGTCGCCCGACGGCTTCCATTCGGCCAGCGCGGTCGCGCCGTCCTTCGCCCAGTCATTGGGGTTGATGAGCACGCGGCGCTCTGCCGAAAGCCCGTCCTGCACATAGAGAACCGACTGGTTCTGGAGCCCGTCATTGCGCGTGTAGAAATAGCGGCTGCCCGCCTTGCGCGGCACATCGAAACGCTCGAAATCAAGCAACTTGGCCATGCGCGCCTTCAGCACATCGCGGCCCGGCAGCGTCGCCAGATAGGCGTTGGTGACGGCATTTTCGGAATCGACCCACTGCTTCACCTTGGGGTCGACGCGCACGTCGTTTTCGAGCCAGCGATACGGGTCGGCCACCTGAACACCGAACTGGGTGTCGGTGACGTTTTCGCGCGCGGTCGCCGGATAGACGAGGCGGGCGGGCATTTGCTGGCGCGCATCAGGCACGGCATCAGCGGCGGATTTGGCGTTGAGCATGGTCGGGATCATCGCGATCAGGGGAAGGCTTGCAAGAGCGAGCGCACGACGCATCGAATAACTACTCCGGAAATATAATTGGATTGCCCGGACCGTAGCGCCTTGCCGAGAGGGGTCAAAGACGGATCGACGAACGACATGACGCCGCAAAAAACCCTCGATACATACGAAAAAGGGCCCCGCTTTCGCGAGGCCCTTTCCGATTTCTGCGATGCAGAAGTGGCGATTATGCCGCTTCAGCTTCGTCCTCGTCGCCGAGCACCGGACCGGAGTCCTGACCCTTGGCCGAAACGTCGCGATCGACGAGTTCGATATAGGCCACAGGTGCGGCGTCCGAAGCGCGGAAGCCCGCCTTGATGATGCGGGTGTAGCCGCCGTTGCGATCCTTGTAGCGCTCAGCGAGCACTTCGAAGAGCTTCACCAGCTGTGCGTCGTCCTGAAGACGAGCATGGGCCAGACGACGGTTCGAAAGGCCGCCCTTCTTGGCAAGCGTGATGAGCTTTTCGACGTAGCGACGCAGTTCCTTCGCCTTGGGCGTGGTCGTCAGGATCTGCTCATGCTTGATGAGCGAAGCCGACATGTTGCGGAACATTGCCGTACGGTGCGAGCTGGTACGCTGCAGTTTACGACCGCCTACGCGATGACGCATTTTTCTTTTCCTTCAGTTCGTTCGGGAGCCGTTCAAGGTACCCCCGGCCAGGCGGTGAAAATGGGGCACCGCCCAGACCCCGGAACGCCTCCCCCGACCAGGCCGAGGGAAGCGGAATAGCTTAGCCCAGGATTTCCTGTTCGAGCTTCTTGGCCATTTCCTCGATGTTCTCGGGCGGCCAGCCCGGGATTTCCATGCCGAGGCGCAGACCCATCGACGACAGCACTTCCTTGATTTCGTTCAGCGACTTGCGGCCGAAATTCGGGGTGCGGAGCATCTCTGCTTCGGTTTTCTGAACCAGATCGCCGATGTAGATGATGTTGTCGTTCTTGAGGCAGTTGGCCGAACGGACCGACAGTTCGAGCTCGTCCACCTTCTTGAGAAGGTAGCGGTTGAGCTGGTTGCTATCGCTTTCCGCTTCAGCAGCGGCGGGTGCCGCGATGCCGATCGGAGCCGAAGCCTGAACCATCTGGTCGTCAAAGTGGACGAAGAGCTGGAGCTGATCCTGAAGGATGCGCGCGGCATAGGCCACGGCGTCTTCGGGCGCGACGGTGCCATCGGTTTCGATGGTGAGCGTCAGCTTGTCATAATCCAGTTCCTGGCCAACGCGGGTGTTTTCCACCTTATAGGCCACCTGACGGACCGGCGAGTAAAGCGCGTCGATCGGGATAAGACCGATCGGAGCGTCCGCCGGACGGTTCGACGCAGCCGGGACATAGCCCTTGCCGACATCCGCCGTCAGTTCCATGTTCAGCGTCGCGCCTTCGTCAAGATGACAGATGACGAGATCGGGGTTCATCACTTCGGTGTCGCCCGAGACCGAGATCATGCCTGCGGTAACCGCAGCCGGACCGGTGGCCGAAAGCTGGAGACGCTTGGCGCCTTCACCTTCCATCTTGAGCGCAATCTGCTTCACGTTCAGCACGATGTCGGTCACGTCTTCACGCACGCCGGCCAGCGACGAGAACTCATGAAGGACGTTTTCGATCTTGATCGCGGTAACCGCTGCACCCTGCAGAGAGGAAAGCAGCACGCGACGCAGTGCGTTGCCAAGCGTCAGACCGAAACCACGTTCAAGCGGCTCCGCAACAAAAACCGCCTTGCGCTTGCCGTCGCCGCCAGCCTTTCTCTCCAGGCCATTGGGCTTCTTCAATTCCTGCCAGTTCTTTACATTGACAGACACGGGCTTCCCCTTGGCTTGAGCGGGAGCGCAAGCGCTCCGGCCGATAACAGAAATTGCACGAGCCTCCCGATGGGAGGCTCGAGACGGTCAGATCAGACGCGACGACGCTTGGACGGACGAACGCCGTTGTGCGGGATCGGCGTCACGTCGCGGATCGACGTGATGTTGAAGCCAACCGCCTGCAGTGCGCGAAGCGCGGATTCACGACCCGAACCGGGGCCCTTCACTTCCACTTCAAGAGTGCGAACACCGTGCTCGGCCGCCTTGCGCCCTGCGTCTTCGGCGCAAACCTGAGCGGCATAAGGCGTCGACTTGCGGCTGCCCTTGAAGCCCATCATGCCCGCCGACGACCACGAGATCGCATTGCCCTGCGCGTCGGTGATGGTGACCATGGTGTTGTTGAAGCTGGCGTTCACATGCGCGACGCCGGCGGTGATGTTCTTGCGCTCGCGCCGGCGAAGGCGCTGAGGTTCGCGTGCCATATTCGTGTCCTACCTATATCTGAGAGACAATGCCGGAAAAACCGGACGCGTCTTACTTCTTCTTACCGGCGATCGGCTTGGCCTTGCCCTTGCGGGTGCGCGCATTGGTGTGCGTGCGCTGACCACGAACGGGCAGACCCTTACGATGACGCAGGCCGCGATAGCAGGCGAGGTCCATCAGGCGCTTGATGTTCATCGCGGTTTCGCGACGAAGATCACCTTCCACCGTGTGCTCGGCGTCGATCGTTTCGCGGATCTGGAGCACTTCCTGGTCGGAAAGGTCCTGCACGCGACGCTCGGGGGCGATGCCCAGCTTGTCGGTGATCTGCTTGGCCTTGAAGGGGCCGATGCCGTGAATATAGGTGAGCGCGATCAGAACGCGCTTGTTGGTCGGGATGTTAACACCCGCAATACGTGCCATCTTCTTCTTTCTCCTGCTCCACGATCGCACCTTGGCGAGGCACGATCATCTCAACGCGTGTCTCCCGAAACGCACAAACGCGGCGAGCGCAGGAATCGCGCCGCCGGAGGCCGGGGTTTCGGAATGAAAGCGGCATTAGGCCTCGGCTAAAGGTGAGTCAAGCGACGCCCGCGCAGCTAGCCACACAAATCGGGTCGGGCGCGGGTGGTGGAGGGCAGTGTGTTGGAAGTGGCACTGCAGCCAGCGCCCTCCACCGCTGGCGGGTTTAGCGCCTGACGTTGCAAAGTGCGAGATGGTCTTTGCTATTTTCGCAAAGATGTCCGTCAGTTCAGCGCGCGTCATCATCCGCTGAAAATACGGGTTCGCAGAGGACCGGGAAATTGACCGAGCGCGCGATGAAGCATTTAGCATGCGCATCGGCATGGAGCGCACGCGCCTTGTCGACGTCCGAATCGCTGGTGAGCGTCACATGGGGCCGCAGCACGACGCAGGTAAACTGGCCCGCCCCGCCCGCTTCCTCTTCCATCACCCCCTCGGCCGAATCGGCATAGGCGGTAACGACAACCCCGGCCCCCGCGCACAGCCCCAAATACCAGAGCATGTGGCAGGCCGAGAGCGATGAGACGAGGAGCTCTTCGGGATTGTAGCGGGTCGTGTCCCCGCGGAAACTGGGGTCGGAACTGCCGGCGATATCGGCTGACTTGCCCGCAATGCTGATCACGTGATCGCGGCGATAGGCGGCATAGGCTCTGGTCCCCTGCCCCTCATTACCGGTCCATTCGACCAGCGCCTTGTAACTGTGCGTGCGCGACATGGCGGCCTCCCCCTTTTTGCAAAGAGCCGGGGAGCGGCACCGAGGGCCGCTCCGCCGGAGGCATTCAGACTACGCCATAAGCGAGCATCGCGTCTGCCACTTTCTTGAAGCCCGCGATGTTGGCGCCGCGCACATAGTCGACATAGTCGTCGGACTGCTGACCATACTGCAAGCAGCTTTCATGGATGCCCTGCATGATGTCGAGCAGCAGCTTCTGGAGTTCGGGCTCCTTCCACGAACGGCGCTGCGAGTTCTGGCTCATTTCCAGACCAGACACCGCCACGCCGCCGGCATTCGCCGCCTTGCCCGGTGCATAGAGGATGCGGGCATCCTTGAACACGTGCACACCCTCAAGCGTGGTGGGCATGTTCGCGCCTTCGCTGACGCCGATACAGCCATTGGCGATGAGCGTGCGCGCATCGTCGCCATCGAGCTCGTTCTGCGTCGCGCAGGGCAGCGCCACATCACACGGCACGCTCCAGGGGCGCTTGCCTTCATGATAGGTCGCGTTCTTGAATTCCTGGACATAGTCGGCGATCCGACCGCGACGCTTGGTCTTGTGTTCCTTCACCCAGTCGATCTTGTCCTGATCGATGCCGTCGGGGTCATGAACAAAGCCCTGGCTGTCCGAGAAGGTGAGCACCTTGCCGCCAAGCTGCGTAACCTTTTCGGCCGCGAAAGTGGCGACGTTGCCCGAACCGGAGATCACCGCATTCATGCCCGACAGATCGGTGCCGCGCGTCGCCAGCATGTTCTGAAGGAAATAGACCGCGCCGTAGCCAGTGGCTTCGGGACGGATCAGCGAACCGCCATATTCGAGCCCCTTGCCGGTGAGCACGCCGGTGAACTGGTTGGTGATGCGCTTATACTGACCGAACATATAGCCGATCTCGCGCGCGCCCACGCCGATATCGCCGGCGGGCACGTCCACATCCGCGCCGACATGGCGATAGAGCTCGGTCATATAGCTCTGGCAAAAGCGCATCACTTCATGATCGCTCTTGCCCTTGGGGTTGAAGTTCGCGCCGCCCTTGCCGCCGCCCATGGGCAGGCCGGTCAGCGCGTTCTTGAACGTCTGCTCGAACGCGAGGAACTTCAGCACGCTTTCGGTGACGGTGGGGTGGAAACGGATCCCGCCCTTATAGGGGCCGATCGAGTTGTTATTCTGCACCCGCCAGCCACGTTGCACGCGGATCTGGCCCTGATCGTCTTCCCAGCACACCCGGAACGAGATCACACGGTCGGGTTCGCAGATCCGGCGCAGGATCTGATATTCGTGATATTGCGGCTTGTCGGCAATGAAATCGAAAATGTCTTCGGCAACTTCCTGCACGGCCTGAACGAATTCGGGCTGGCCGGGATTGTGCTTGCGCACATCGCCAATGAACGTTTCGAGGTCGGGATATTCCCTGACGCTCATGATGGTCTCCTTAAGCGAACGCTTGGCCGGAGCTTTACGGACCATCTCTTATTTTTGCTGGCCCACCCCGATTGCCCGGCCCCTTTAGACGGCAAGAGGGCAATCAATCCACCATTTTGCTGCATTGCACGCGCATTTTAAGAAACAACCATGCGCCAAGACCGGAATCGACGCATTTTTATCGCGGTTTTCGTAAGGGTTTCGTCAGAAACTCAACGCGGCTTCCGGTTGGCGTAACGGGCCAGCCCGGCCAGCTGTTCGTCGAGCACCTTGCCAACCAGCGGTGCCAGCGCGCCAAGCCCACCCTTCACATGGCCGCTCGCGACATAGCGCTGGGTAATCCGCGTCCCGGCCCCGCTTTTCTCGAGCGTCCAGCTGAGCACCGCGTAAACGGGTTCCGACTGGAGCGGCCCAAGCCCGCCCACAAGTCGCAGCATCTGACCCGGCTGCGCATAGACCACCCGTCCATGCTCGACCGTGCCGCCATTGCTCAGCGTTTCGCAGAAACAGCCGCCCGCGCGCGTCGCCAACGTCATGTTCGCCGAATCGCCGGAATAGGTGTGCGCATCGCTCCACCACGCCCCGGGATTGGCGAAGGCGTCATAGACCACATCCGCCGGCGCGCTTACCGCCATATGGGTGACCAGTTCGAAATGCGTCTCGCCGGCCGAGACGGTTTCGGCCGCCAGCGGCGCCGCGCCCAACAGCAAGATCCCGGCGAATGCGACTGTCCACCCATGCATGGCATATCCCCCAAATGAAAAAATCCCGCGAGTGCCGGGGAGCGGACCGGATGGTACCAGCTCCCAGGCCCTCGCGGGACTGGAATTCCGAATTACCGGCGATCAGCGCGCGCCGAGAATTCCTTCAATCGCCGCATTCACATCGGCGATGTCAGCCATGCCGTCGACCCGGCTGACGAGGCTGCGCGCCTCGTAGATCGGCAGGATCGGCGCGGTCTTGGCGCGGTATTCCGCCATGCGCGTACGCACGGTTTCGGCGTTATCGTCGGGACGACGCTTGAACTCCGTCCCGCCGCAAACGTCGCAGGTGCCTTCGACCTTGGGCTGCTTGAAGCTGTCGTGATAGCCTTCGCCGCAATTGGCGCAGGTGAAACGACCGGTGATCCGCTCGACGAGCGCGTCCTCGTTCACTTCAAGCTCGATCACATGATCGAGCGTCCGGTTGCGCTCGGCCAGAATTGCATCGAGCGATTCCGCCTGTGCCGCGGTGCGCGGATAGCCGTCGAAGATCACGCCGGTTTCGGGCGGAAGCTTGTCCAGCGCTTCACCGATCAGCGCCGAGACGATTTCGTCCGAGACGAGTTCGCCCGCATCCATCACCGCCTTCGCCTTGAGGCCGACGGGCGTACCCGCCTTCACCGCCGCACGAAGCATGTCACCAGTGGAGAGTTGAACCATTCCACGCTCGCTCACGAGCCGGCTAGCCTGCGTCCCCTTACCTGCCCCCGGAGGGCCCAACAGGATAATATTCATGAATGCGCCCCCAGCGCGAACGGTTCAACGATCAACGTGCTCTCCCGCCTTTCAGCTTAGCTTTCTTGATTAGGTCACCATATTGGTGCGCGAGCAGATGGCTCTGGATCTGGGTAACCGTATCCATCGTGACGTTGACCACGATGAGCAGGCTGGTGCCGCCCAGATAGAACGGAATGCCCGCCGCCGAGATCAGATATTCGGGAAGCAGACAGATAACCGTCAGATAGGCCGCGCCGATCACGGTGATGCGCGTCAGCACGAAATCCAGATAGTCGGCGGTGTTCTTGCCCGGGCGGATGCCGGGGATGAAGCCGCCATAGCGCTTCAGATTGTCCGCGGTTTCTTCCGGGTTGAAGACGACTGCGGTGTAGAAGAAGCAGAAGAAGATGATGCCGGCGGCATAAAGCGCCATGTAGAGCGGCGAGCCGTGTTGCAGCGCGGTCGTCACCCCGATCATGAAGTCGCCGAACTGGCTTTCACCGGCAGCTTGCTGGCCCGCAAACTGCACCAGCGTCAGCGGCATGAGCAGCAGCGACGAAGCGAAGATCGGCGGAATCACACCCGCGGTGTTGATCTTGAGCGGCAGGTGCGACTTTTCGGCCTGCATCAGGCCACGCTGGGTCTGGCGCTTCGGATACTGGATCAGCACACGGCGCTGCGCGCGCTCCATGAACGCGATGAACGCGATCAGGCCAAGCGCGAGAACGATGATGCCGATGATCGCAAGCGGCGACATCGAACCGGTGCGGCCACCTTCGAACAGGTTCACGAGCGCGGTCGGCAGCTGCGACACGATGCCGGCCATGATGATGAGCGACACGCCGTTGCCGACGCCGCGGCTGGTGATCTGCTCACCCAGCCACATCAGGAACATCGTCCCGCCGATCAGCGAGATCACGGCCGCAACGCGGAACGCGATGCCCGGCTCGACCACGGCGGACATGCCTTGGCTCGCACCCCAGGCCTCAAGCCCGACAGCGATGAAATAGCCCTGAACCGCGGTCAGGCCGACGGTGCCATAGCGGGTGTACTGGTTGATCCGCTTGCGGCCGCTTTCGCCTTCCTTCTTGATCGCGGCCAGTGTCGGCGACAGCGCCGTTGCCAGCTGCACCACGATCGAGGCGGTGATGTACGGCATCACGCCGAGCGCGATCACGCTCATGCGCTCGAGCGAACCACCCGAAAATGTGTTAAAGAAATCGAGCACGCCGCCGCGCGTCGTTTCATAAAGCGATGCCAGTGCGCGCGGATCGATGCCGGGCAACGGCACATGGCTCAGCAGCCGGAACACGATGAGCGCACCAATGGTGAACCAGAGCCTCTTCTTGAGGTCGGTCGCCTGTGCGAACTTCGACAGGTTCAGGTTGCTTGCCAGATTGTCGGCTGCGGATGCCATAGTTGTTCTAGACCCCGAAAAACATGAGCGGCGGAATGCATCGCTGCCCCCCGCCGCCCCATATAATGTGCGATCGCGCTTTGTCTAAGCCCGATGCGACAAAGGGCAGCTTAGCCCTTTGCCTTTTCCTTCTTCGCGGCGAGGGTCTTGCCCTTCTTCGCAGCAGCCTTTTCGGCGGCCGGGATAACTTCGATCACGTCGACCGAACCGCCAGCCTTTTCGATGGCTTCCTTCGCGCCCTTCGACACGCCGGCAACCTTGAAGCTGAGCTTCGCGGTCAGTTCGCCCTTGCCGAGAATGCGAACGCCGTCCTTGCCACCGCGTGCAACGCCGGCTGCCTTCAGGGCAGCGTGGTCGATGACTGCGCCAGCGTCGAGCGTCTTGGCATCAACCAGCTTCTGGATCGCGCCGAGGTTCACCTCTGCATAATCCTTGGCGAAGATGTTGTTGAAGCCGCGCTTCGGGATACGCATGTGGAGCGGCATCTGACCGCCTTCGAAGCCGTTGATCGACACGCCCGAGCGTGCCTTGGCACCCTTTTGACCGCGACCGGCAGTCTTGCCGAGGCCCGAACCGATACCGCGGCCTACGCGGACGCGCTCCTTGCGGGCGCCGTAATTGTCGCGGATGTCATTGAGTTTCATAATATGCACTCGCTTTCGCTATGTTCGCGCTGACGCCGGAAAGCCCGGCGCCGATCACTGTTGTTCAAAACTGACTGTACCCCGGACACGGCCGGGGTACAGTTCGCACGGGGCTTTAGCCCGACTTTGGTCGGGCCGCTACCCTGTTTTTAGTCGGCCACCGAAACCAGGTGGTGAACCTTCTTCACCATGCCGCGAACCGAAGGGGTATCTTCGAGTTCCACGGTGCGGTGCATCTTGTTCAGACCGAGACCGATCAGCGTCTGGCGCTGTTCGGACGGACGGCGGATCGGCGAACCGATCTGCGTGACCTTGATCGTCTTGTTAGCCATTGAGCCTTACTCCACGACTGCTTCGGCATCGGCCTGGGCCACTGCGTCAGTGGCGCCACCGCGACGCAGCAGATCGGCAATCTTCTTGCCGCGGCGCTGCGCAACCGACTTCGGGCTGGTCTGTTCACCGAGCGCCTCGAAGGTCGCACGGATCATGTTGTAGGGGTTCGACGTACCGACCGACTTGGTCACCACGTCTGCCACGCCCAGGCTTTCGAAGATGGCGCGCATCGGGCCACCCGCGATGATGCCGGTACCGGCCGGAGCCGAACGCAGCGTCACCTTGCCTGCACCGAAATGGCCGTTGCCATCATGGTGAAGCGTACGGCCTTCCTTCAGCGGAACGCGAACCATTGCCTTCTTGGCAGCGGCAGTCGCCTTCGAAATCGCTTCAGGCACTTCGCGAGCCTTGCCGTGGCCGAAGCCTGCACGACCCTTGCCGTCGCCGACGACCACGAGCGCAGCGAAGCCGAAACGCTTACCACCCTTCACGGTCTTGGACACGCGGTTGATGTGAACGAGCTTTTCGATCAGCTCTTCACCCTGCTCTTCCTGGTTGCCACGACGGTCGTCGCGACGGCCACGGCCGCCACGATCGCCACCACGGCCGCCACGATCGCCACCGCGACCGCCACGGGGACCGCGACCGCGGCCCTCGGTCGGCTGCGCTTCGCCGGCGGGAGCGCCTTCGACGCCCTTAACTTCGGTTTCGTCAGCCATAATCAGAACTCCAATCCGCCTTCACGCGCTGCATCAGCAAGCGCCTTGACGCGTCCGTGAAACAGGAAGCCGCCACGGTCGAACACCACCTGGGTGACGCCAGCCTGCTTCGCCTTTTCGGCGACGCGCTTGCCGACCTCGGCAGCCGCAGCTGCGGTCGCACCGGTCGAACCGCGTGCGTCCTTTTCGAGGGTCGACGCCGAAGCCAGGGTCTTGCCCTGTGCGTCGTCGATGACCTGGGCATAGATGTGCTTGCCCGAACGATGGACCGAAAGCCGGGGGCGCTGACCGCCCCGAGCCTTGAGTGCAGTGCGGACGCGCTGACGGCGCCGCTCGAAGAGAGAGAGTTTCGCCATGGCTTACTTCTTCTTGCCTTCTTTGCGGAAGATATACTCGCCGCGATATTTGATGCCCTTGCCCTTGTAGGGCTCCGGCTTGCGCCAGCGGCGGATTTCGGCCGCAACCTGGCCCACCTTCTGCTTGTCGATGCCCGAAATCTCGACCGTGGTGTTATCCGGGGTCTTGATCTCGATGCCTTCCGGCACGTCGATATCGACATCGTGCGAATAGCCGAGCTGAAGCTTGAGCTTCTTGCCCTGCGCATTCGCGCGGTAGCCGACGCCGGTGATTTCGAGGGTCTTCGAGAACCCTTCCGTCACGCCGACGACAAGGTTCTGAACCAGCGTACGCTGCATGCCCCAGAAGGAACGCGCGCGCTTGCTGTCGTTGACCGGCTTCACCGAGACCTGGCCATCTTCGAGGGTGTAGGTCACTTCGTCAGCCAGCTGGATGGCGAGCGTGCCCTTCGGGCCCTTCATCGAGAGCTGACCGGCGTCGATCGATGCGGTCACGCCCGCAGGGAGCAGGACCGGCTTCTTACCAATGCGGCTCATCAGAACACCTCCGCCAGCACTTCGCCGCCGACGTTCTGGTCGCGCGCTTCAGCGTCCGACAGAACGCCCTTCGGCGTCGAAACGATGGTGATGCCAAGGCCGTTGCGCACGCGCGGCAGTTCCTTGGAACCCGAATAGACGCGGCGGCCCGGCTTCGAGACGCGCGCGACATGCTGAATCGCGGGCTGGCCCTCGAAATACTTCAGCTCGATGCGCAGGCCGCTGTGACCAGCAAGCTCTTCTTCCTTGTAACCGCGAATGTAACCTTCGCGCTGGAGCACGTCCAGAACACGCGCGCGAAGCTTGGAAGCGGGCGAAACCACGCTGTCCTTGCGGGCGCGCTGGCCGTTGCGGATGCGGGTGAGCAGATCACCCAACGGATCGGTCAATGCCATGATCTGTAGTCCTTACCAGCTCGACTTCGTGACACCCGGGATCAGGCCCTTGTTGGCCAGATCACGCAGCTGCACGCGGCAGAGGCGGAATTTGCGGTAATAGGCGCGCGGGCGGCCCGTGATTTCGCAACGGTTGCGAACCCGGGTCGGGTTAGCATTCCGGGGAATCTCGGCCATCTTGAGGCGCGCGATCAGACGTTCAGTTTCGTCGAGCGTGGTGTCGGCGGCAATCGCCTTCAGCTTCGCATAACGGCCGGCATACTTCTTCACCAGCTTCTTGCGACGCTCGTTCTTGTTGATCGAACTCAGTTTCGCCATGACTTAAGTTCTCTTCCTTTTCTTACAGAGCAGGCTGGCTTCAAGCCGCCTGCTTCTCTTCCTCAGCGGGGAACGGGAAACCGAACAGACGAAGCAGTTCGCGTGCTTCATCGTCAGTCTTCGCGGTGGTGGTCACGATAATGTCCATGCCGCGCAGCTTGTCGACGCGGTCATAGCTGATTTCCGGGAACACGAGCTGCTCTTTCAGGCCCATGGCATAATTGCCGCGGCCGTCAAAGCTTTTCGGGTTCAGGCCGCGGAAATCGCGGACGCGCGGAAGCGCGATCGTGATCAGGCGGTCGAGGAATTCGTACATGTTGTCACGACGAAGGGTAACCTTCACGCCGATCGGCATGCCTTCACGCAGCTTGAACTGCGCGATCGACTTCTTCGCACGCGTAATGACAGGCTTCTGGCCGGCGATCAGCTCCATTTCGGCAGCTGCGGTGTCGACCTTCTTCTTGTCCTGCGTTGCTTCGCCCACGCCCATGTTCAGGACGATCTTTTCGAGCTTCGGCACTTCCATAACGTTCTTGTAACCGAACTTCTCGGTCATCGCCTTGGCGATCGTCTCGTTATAGAGCGTTTCGAAACGCGGGGTGTAGTTGTCAGCCATTGAGGACCTCCCCGGACTTCACGGCCACGCGGACCTTCTTGCCGTCCTTGACTTCAAAGCGCACGCGGGTTGCCTTGCCGTCCTTCGGGTCGGCGATTGCGACCTTCGAGATGTGCATCGGCGCTTCGATGCGCTCCAGGCCACCCTGCGGGTTTGCCTGGGTCGGTTTGCGGTGACGGGTCGCGACGTTTACGCCGGCAACGATCACCTTGCCTTCCTTGGGAAGGGACTTGGTGACTTCGCCGGTGCGGCCCTTGTCCTTACCGGACAGGACCACAACGGTATCACCCTTCTTAATCTTGGCAGCAGCCATGGTTAGAGCACCTCCGGCGCAAGGCTGATGATCTTCATGAAGTTCTTCGCGCGCAGCT is part of the Sphingomonas sp. C3-2 genome and harbors:
- the rplO gene encoding 50S ribosomal protein L15, encoding MKLNDIRDNYGARKERVRVGRGIGSGLGKTAGRGQKGAKARSGVSINGFEGGQMPLHMRIPKRGFNNIFAKDYAEVNLGAIQKLVDAKTLDAGAVIDHAALKAAGVARGGKDGVRILGKGELTAKLSFKVAGVSKGAKEAIEKAGGSVDVIEVIPAAEKAAAKKGKTLAAKKEKAKG
- a CDS encoding SRPBCC family protein gives rise to the protein MHGWTVAFAGILLLGAAPLAAETVSAGETHFELVTHMAVSAPADVVYDAFANPGAWWSDAHTYSGDSANMTLATRAGGCFCETLSNGGTVEHGRVVYAQPGQMLRLVGGLGPLQSEPVYAVLSWTLEKSGAGTRITQRYVASGHVKGGLGALAPLVGKVLDEQLAGLARYANRKPR
- the secY gene encoding preprotein translocase subunit SecY — its product is MASAADNLASNLNLSKFAQATDLKKRLWFTIGALIVFRLLSHVPLPGIDPRALASLYETTRGGVLDFFNTFSGGSLERMSVIALGVMPYITASIVVQLATALSPTLAAIKKEGESGRKRINQYTRYGTVGLTAVQGYFIAVGLEAWGASQGMSAVVEPGIAFRVAAVISLIGGTMFLMWLGEQITSRGVGNGVSLIIMAGIVSQLPTALVNLFEGGRTGSMSPLAIIGIIVLALGLIAFIAFMERAQRRVLIQYPKRQTQRGLMQAEKSHLPLKINTAGVIPPIFASSLLLMPLTLVQFAGQQAAGESQFGDFMIGVTTALQHGSPLYMALYAAGIIFFCFFYTAVVFNPEETADNLKRYGGFIPGIRPGKNTADYLDFVLTRITVIGAAYLTVICLLPEYLISAAGIPFYLGGTSLLIVVNVTMDTVTQIQSHLLAHQYGDLIKKAKLKGGRAR
- a CDS encoding DNA-directed RNA polymerase subunit alpha, which gives rise to MSVNVKNWQELKKPNGLERKAGGDGKRKAVFVAEPLERGFGLTLGNALRRVLLSSLQGAAVTAIKIENVLHEFSSLAGVREDVTDIVLNVKQIALKMEGEGAKRLQLSATGPAAVTAGMISVSGDTEVMNPDLVICHLDEGATLNMELTADVGKGYVPAASNRPADAPIGLIPIDALYSPVRQVAYKVENTRVGQELDYDKLTLTIETDGTVAPEDAVAYAARILQDQLQLFVHFDDQMVQASAPIGIAAPAAAEAESDSNQLNRYLLKKVDELELSVRSANCLKNDNIIYIGDLVQKTEAEMLRTPNFGRKSLNEIKEVLSSMGLRLGMEIPGWPPENIEEMAKKLEQEILG
- the rpmD gene encoding 50S ribosomal protein L30 gives rise to the protein MANKTIKVTQIGSPIRRPSEQRQTLIGLGLNKMHRTVELEDTPSVRGMVKKVHHLVSVAD
- a CDS encoding OsmC family protein, whose protein sequence is MSRTHSYKALVEWTGNEGQGTRAYAAYRRDHVISIAGKSADIAGSSDPSFRGDTTRYNPEELLVSSLSACHMLWYLGLCAGAGVVVTAYADSAEGVMEEEAGGAGQFTCVVLRPHVTLTSDSDVDKARALHADAHAKCFIARSVNFPVLCEPVFSADDDAR
- a CDS encoding adenylate kinase; amino-acid sequence: MNIILLGPPGAGKGTQASRLVSERGMVQLSTGDMLRAAVKAGTPVGLKAKAVMDAGELVSDEIVSALIGEALDKLPPETGVIFDGYPRTAAQAESLDAILAERNRTLDHVIELEVNEDALVERITGRFTCANCGEGYHDSFKQPKVEGTCDVCGGTEFKRRPDDNAETVRTRMAEYRAKTAPILPIYEARSLVSRVDGMADIADVNAAIEGILGAR
- the rpsK gene encoding 30S ribosomal protein S11, translated to MAREPQRLRRRERKNITAGVAHVNASFNNTMVTITDAQGNAISWSSAGMMGFKGSRKSTPYAAQVCAEDAGRKAAEHGVRTLEVEVKGPGSGRESALRALQAVGFNITSIRDVTPIPHNGVRPSKRRRV
- the rpsM gene encoding 30S ribosomal protein S13 encodes the protein MARIAGVNIPTNKRVLIALTYIHGIGPFKAKQITDKLGIAPERRVQDLSDQEVLQIRETIDAEHTVEGDLRRETAMNIKRLMDLACYRGLRHRKGLPVRGQRTHTNARTRKGKAKPIAGKKK
- the gdhA gene encoding NADP-specific glutamate dehydrogenase, which encodes MSVREYPDLETFIGDVRKHNPGQPEFVQAVQEVAEDIFDFIADKPQYHEYQILRRICEPDRVISFRVCWEDDQGQIRVQRGWRVQNNNSIGPYKGGIRFHPTVTESVLKFLAFEQTFKNALTGLPMGGGKGGANFNPKGKSDHEVMRFCQSYMTELYRHVGADVDVPAGDIGVGAREIGYMFGQYKRITNQFTGVLTGKGLEYGGSLIRPEATGYGAVYFLQNMLATRGTDLSGMNAVISGSGNVATFAAEKVTQLGGKVLTFSDSQGFVHDPDGIDQDKIDWVKEHKTKRRGRIADYVQEFKNATYHEGKRPWSVPCDVALPCATQNELDGDDARTLIANGCIGVSEGANMPTTLEGVHVFKDARILYAPGKAANAGGVAVSGLEMSQNSQRRSWKEPELQKLLLDIMQGIHESCLQYGQQSDDYVDYVRGANIAGFKKVADAMLAYGVV
- the rplQ gene encoding 50S ribosomal protein L17, coding for MRHRVGGRKLQRTSSHRTAMFRNMSASLIKHEQILTTTPKAKELRRYVEKLITLAKKGGLSNRRLAHARLQDDAQLVKLFEVLAERYKDRNGGYTRIIKAGFRASDAAPVAYIELVDRDVSAKGQDSGPVLGDEDEAEAA